A single genomic interval of Zunongwangia sp. HGR-M22 harbors:
- a CDS encoding DNA gyrase/topoisomerase IV subunit A — MEENPEESKDEQLNNPKEEIIRVTGMYKDWFLDYASYVILERAVPAMEDGFKPVQRRIMHSMKDLDDGRYNKVANIVGHTMQYHPHGDASIGDAMVQIGQKDILIDTQGNWGNILTGDRAAAPRYIEARLSKFALEVLYNPKLTEWQLSYDGRKKEPVNLPVKFPMLLAQGAEGIAVGLSTRLLPHNFNELIDASIKHLRGKRFQLFPDFPTGGIADISNYNDGQRGGRVRVRAKISQLDKNTLVITEIPFGTTTTSLIDSVLKANDKGKIKIKKIEDNTAAEVEIQIHLPNNISPDRTIDALYAFTQCENSLAPLGCVIVDNKPEFLGVSDILRYSTDHTLHLLKRELEITLDELDEQWHFSSLERIFIENRIYRLIEEEETWEGVIKAIDEGLKPHIKHLKRAVTEEDIIRLTEIRIKRISKFDIDKAQQKIDALEDEIARIKHHLDNLVDYAVDYFSKLKAKYGEGKDRKTELRLFEDIEASKVVIRNTKLYVNRKEGFVGTALKRDEYVTDCSDIDDIICFTADGKMMVTKVDTKTFIGKDIIHVAVFKKKDKRTIYNMIYRDGKGGKTYVKRFAVTSVTRDREYDLTQGKKDSKVFYFSANPNGEAEVITVFLRQVGSIKKLKFDLDFAEILIKGRNVKGNIVTKYSVKRIEMKEEGVSTLKPRKIWFDEVVKRLNVDERGELLGEFKGEDRLLIITQDGIVKTIKPELTKHFNEAMVVLEKWNPKKPISAVYWEPEKERYYVKRFLIENPDREEKFISDHDDAYLEIVSTDFYPLIEIEFTKLKGKDRRANEEVNIEEFISVKGIKALGNQLTTDKVKSINLLDPLSDIADPEDEEDEEENQVDLNKTGTSFKEDKDSSEENQTKLFDEE, encoded by the coding sequence ATGGAAGAGAATCCCGAAGAATCTAAAGACGAACAACTAAATAATCCTAAAGAAGAAATTATCCGAGTAACCGGTATGTACAAAGACTGGTTTTTGGACTATGCTTCTTATGTAATTTTAGAGCGCGCCGTACCGGCAATGGAAGATGGCTTTAAACCGGTGCAAAGGCGTATTATGCATTCTATGAAAGATCTTGATGATGGTCGTTACAACAAGGTAGCGAATATTGTTGGGCATACAATGCAATATCACCCTCACGGCGATGCCAGTATTGGTGATGCGATGGTTCAAATTGGCCAGAAAGATATTCTAATCGATACGCAGGGAAACTGGGGGAATATTTTAACCGGGGATCGTGCAGCTGCTCCCAGATATATAGAAGCTCGATTATCTAAATTTGCTCTAGAGGTTTTATATAATCCTAAATTAACCGAATGGCAATTGTCTTACGATGGTCGTAAAAAAGAGCCTGTAAATTTACCGGTAAAATTCCCAATGCTATTGGCCCAAGGCGCAGAAGGTATTGCCGTTGGTCTTAGTACTCGATTACTTCCGCATAACTTTAATGAATTAATAGATGCCTCAATAAAGCATCTTAGAGGAAAAAGATTTCAATTGTTTCCAGATTTCCCGACGGGAGGGATAGCAGATATTTCAAATTATAACGACGGGCAACGTGGAGGTCGTGTAAGAGTACGCGCAAAAATAAGTCAGCTTGATAAAAATACGTTGGTCATTACTGAAATTCCTTTCGGTACCACGACAACAAGTTTAATAGATTCAGTTTTAAAAGCTAACGATAAAGGGAAGATTAAAATTAAGAAGATTGAAGACAATACTGCTGCTGAAGTAGAAATTCAGATTCATCTTCCTAATAATATTTCTCCAGATCGAACTATAGATGCGCTGTATGCTTTTACCCAATGCGAAAATTCACTGGCACCTTTAGGATGTGTAATTGTAGATAATAAGCCAGAGTTCTTAGGAGTATCAGATATTTTAAGATATTCTACAGATCACACTCTTCATTTACTAAAGCGAGAACTGGAAATTACCCTAGACGAGCTAGACGAACAATGGCATTTTTCTTCTTTAGAACGAATTTTTATTGAAAATAGGATTTACCGCTTAATCGAAGAAGAAGAAACCTGGGAAGGTGTTATAAAAGCTATTGACGAAGGTTTAAAGCCACATATAAAACACCTCAAAAGAGCCGTAACCGAAGAAGATATAATCCGACTTACAGAAATCAGAATTAAGAGAATCTCCAAATTTGACATCGATAAGGCACAACAGAAGATCGACGCTCTGGAAGATGAAATTGCGCGTATAAAACATCATTTAGATAATCTTGTAGATTACGCTGTAGATTATTTCTCTAAACTTAAAGCGAAATACGGCGAAGGTAAAGATCGTAAAACCGAATTAAGATTATTTGAAGATATTGAAGCTTCCAAGGTTGTTATTCGTAATACCAAATTATACGTTAACCGTAAGGAAGGATTTGTTGGTACTGCCTTAAAGCGGGATGAATATGTTACTGATTGTTCTGATATCGATGACATTATTTGTTTTACCGCAGATGGTAAAATGATGGTTACAAAGGTAGATACGAAAACTTTTATTGGTAAAGATATAATTCATGTAGCGGTCTTTAAGAAAAAAGATAAGCGTACCATTTATAATATGATTTATCGCGACGGTAAGGGTGGCAAAACATATGTAAAGCGTTTTGCTGTAACCTCGGTTACCAGAGATCGCGAATACGACCTTACACAGGGTAAAAAAGATTCAAAAGTATTTTATTTCTCAGCAAACCCAAATGGTGAAGCCGAAGTGATTACTGTTTTCTTACGACAGGTAGGGAGTATTAAAAAACTGAAATTCGATTTAGATTTTGCTGAAATTCTGATAAAAGGTCGAAATGTAAAAGGAAATATTGTTACGAAATACTCTGTGAAGCGCATCGAAATGAAAGAGGAAGGAGTTTCAACCCTAAAACCTAGAAAAATTTGGTTTGATGAAGTTGTGAAGCGACTAAATGTTGACGAGCGTGGTGAACTTTTAGGCGAATTTAAAGGCGAAGACCGTCTTTTAATTATTACTCAAGATGGCATTGTAAAAACCATTAAGCCAGAACTTACTAAACATTTTAACGAGGCAATGGTAGTGCTTGAAAAATGGAATCCTAAAAAGCCAATTTCAGCTGTATATTGGGAGCCAGAAAAAGAACGCTATTACGTAAAAAGATTCTTAATCGAAAATCCAGACAGGGAAGAGAAATTTATTAGCGATCATGATGATGCTTATTTAGAAATTGTATCGACTGATTTCTACCCATTGATCGAAATTGAATTCACTAAATTGAAAGGAAAAGATCGTCGTGCTAATGAGGAAGTTAATATTGAAGAATTTATTTCAGTAAAAGGTATTAAGGCACTTGGAAATCAATTAACTACAGATAAGGTGAAATCTATTAATTTATTAGATCCATTATCAGATATAGCAGATCCTGAAGATGAAGAAGACGAAGAAGAAAACCAGGTAGATTTAAATAAAACGGGAACTAGTTTTAAGGAAGATAAAGATTCTTCCGAAGAAAATCAGACTAAATTATTTGATGAAGAATAA
- the mscL gene encoding large conductance mechanosensitive channel protein MscL, with translation MGIFKEFKEFAIKGNMVDIAVGVIVGAAFNKVIDVLVKQVITPPLSLMTDGIQFSDRKIVLRDAIDASVAAGGEAVEEVAINYGALLEALIDFFIIGFTIFLVVKFMNRFRAQAQDPKNKKVTTPKDIELLSNLTDLVKEQNELLKNNNSK, from the coding sequence ATGGGAATTTTTAAGGAATTTAAAGAATTTGCCATTAAAGGTAATATGGTAGATATCGCCGTAGGTGTGATAGTTGGCGCTGCCTTTAATAAAGTAATCGATGTTTTAGTTAAGCAGGTGATTACACCGCCGCTAAGTTTAATGACCGATGGAATTCAGTTTTCCGATCGTAAGATCGTATTAAGGGACGCTATAGATGCTTCAGTAGCTGCTGGTGGTGAAGCAGTAGAAGAAGTGGCGATAAACTATGGGGCTTTATTAGAAGCGTTAATCGACTTTTTTATTATTGGCTTTACCATATTCCTCGTGGTAAAGTTTATGAATAGATTTAGAGCACAGGCACAAGATCCTAAAAATAAAAAGGTAACTACGCCAAAAGATATAGAATTACTCTCGAATTTGACCGATCTTGTAAAAGAGCAAAATGAATTGCTGAAGAATAATAATTCAAAATAG
- a CDS encoding DNA topoisomerase IV, which produces MKKLIFLLIPFLFFSCFEPEKNCKDFHTGTFEFQTYLNGEMVTSRFVRNDSIEIDTFQGKTDTSSVRWVNDCEYVIKNLHPKNMKERQAIHIRIIKTEKDGYTFEYGKVGDPRKERGSVYKVEK; this is translated from the coding sequence ATGAAAAAATTAATCTTTCTTCTTATACCTTTCCTATTCTTTAGCTGCTTTGAGCCTGAAAAAAATTGCAAGGATTTTCATACAGGAACTTTCGAATTTCAAACCTATTTAAATGGCGAAATGGTTACTTCCCGTTTTGTTCGCAATGATAGTATAGAGATTGATACTTTCCAAGGTAAGACAGATACTTCTTCGGTAAGATGGGTAAACGATTGTGAGTATGTAATTAAAAATTTACATCCTAAAAATATGAAGGAACGACAGGCTATCCATATTCGCATTATCAAAACCGAAAAAGATGGATATACATTTGAATATGGAAAAGTAGGAGATCCCCGCAAAGAACGAGGATCTGTTTATAAAGTAGAAAAATAA
- a CDS encoding helix-turn-helix transcriptional regulator, with protein sequence MVNTEEFTNRLQKIIEYYDLSASSFADKIEVGRSSISHLLSGRNKPSLEFVMKIVKTFPEVELYWLLNGKGEFPKRDKAFQKKEENKTETRQQSTTATKNSDNDLFSESQENNNKEQKNTTPIIPNNGKKIARVIIFYEDGTFDAFEN encoded by the coding sequence ATGGTAAACACTGAAGAGTTTACAAATAGACTACAGAAAATCATAGAATATTACGATTTAAGCGCCTCTTCTTTTGCTGACAAAATAGAAGTGGGACGCTCTTCTATTAGCCATTTACTCTCGGGAAGAAATAAACCAAGCTTAGAATTTGTAATGAAAATTGTAAAGACTTTTCCTGAAGTGGAACTTTACTGGCTACTAAATGGTAAAGGCGAATTTCCTAAAAGAGATAAAGCTTTTCAGAAAAAAGAAGAAAATAAAACGGAAACTAGACAGCAATCAACAACCGCAACGAAGAATAGCGATAATGATTTGTTTTCAGAAAGTCAGGAAAACAACAATAAAGAACAAAAGAATACGACTCCTATCATTCCTAATAACGGAAAGAAAATTGCTCGCGTAATTATATTTTATGAAGATGGCACTTTTGATGCCTTTGAAAATTGA
- a CDS encoding M14 family zinc carboxypeptidase has translation MRKYEATIDSIMSLYGDFKLKEIQGRYINQSHIQPILNKFEEYVELSKIGFSVNKEPIHLLKIGNGNTKVLAWSQMHGNESTTTKAILDVFNALINNDSADLRVILDHITLYCIPMLNPDGARKYTRFNYNNVDLNRDAQHLTQPESRILRKIFEEVKPDFCLNLHGQRTIFSAGLTNKSAVMSFLTPAEDQERNITPKRLESMKVIAQIAEDLKAALPEQIGRYDDGFNLNCTGDTFQSEGVPTILFEEGHFPNDYTRETTREFAVASIFSSLRSIATKSYLNFSGDDYFKIPENGKKFNDILIKNVRIKDGIFDVSIQYSEKLVGEKIEFVPKIENISSKIDKYGHREFEGEGKILELEGEKSLVENVVVDKLLLNKEILMVKCD, from the coding sequence ATGAGAAAATACGAAGCAACCATCGATAGTATTATGAGTCTTTATGGAGATTTTAAGCTTAAGGAAATTCAGGGGCGATATATAAATCAGTCCCACATTCAACCTATATTGAATAAGTTTGAAGAATATGTGGAACTTTCTAAAATTGGCTTTTCAGTAAATAAAGAACCTATTCATCTTTTAAAAATTGGTAACGGAAATACAAAAGTTCTTGCGTGGTCGCAAATGCACGGAAATGAATCTACTACAACTAAAGCTATATTAGATGTATTTAATGCATTAATAAATAATGATTCGGCAGATTTGAGAGTGATTTTAGATCATATTACTTTATATTGTATCCCAATGCTTAATCCCGATGGAGCTAGGAAATACACTCGTTTTAACTATAATAATGTAGATTTAAACAGAGATGCACAGCATCTTACGCAGCCTGAAAGTAGAATTCTTAGAAAGATTTTTGAGGAAGTGAAACCAGACTTTTGCTTAAATCTACATGGGCAGCGAACTATTTTTAGTGCGGGACTAACTAATAAGTCGGCTGTAATGTCTTTTTTAACGCCAGCTGAAGATCAAGAGCGTAATATCACCCCAAAGCGATTAGAAAGCATGAAAGTGATTGCACAAATTGCTGAAGATTTAAAAGCAGCATTACCAGAACAGATTGGACGATATGACGATGGTTTCAATCTAAATTGTACCGGAGATACGTTCCAAAGTGAAGGCGTACCTACAATTTTATTTGAAGAAGGACATTTCCCTAATGATTATACCAGAGAAACTACGCGGGAGTTTGCAGTTGCCAGTATCTTTTCTTCATTACGAAGCATTGCTACTAAAAGCTATCTGAATTTTAGCGGAGATGATTACTTCAAAATACCCGAAAATGGTAAAAAATTCAACGATATTCTAATCAAAAATGTAAGAATTAAGGATGGTATTTTTGATGTTAGCATTCAATATTCAGAAAAATTAGTAGGTGAGAAGATAGAATTTGTACCAAAAATTGAAAATATAAGCTCTAAAATTGATAAATATGGTCATCGTGAGTTTGAAGGTGAAGGCAAAATTCTTGAATTAGAAGGTGAGAAGTCATTAGTCGAAAACGTTGTAGTCGATAAATTACTCTTAAATAAAGAGATTTTAATGGTTAAATGTGATTAA
- a CDS encoding Lrp/AsnC family transcriptional regulator: MAKFKLDETDHQILDMLIENTRTPFTDIAKKLLISAGTVHVRVKKMEEAGIIIGSSLTLDYQKLGYAFIAYVGVFLKNTSQTKFVLERINEIPFVTVAHVTTGKFNVFCKVRARNTQHAKEIIFQLDDIEGVYRTETMISLEESINDKKRLMHSIFKEL, translated from the coding sequence ATGGCCAAATTTAAATTAGACGAAACAGATCACCAGATTCTCGACATGCTTATCGAGAATACTAGGACTCCTTTTACAGATATCGCTAAAAAACTTTTAATATCTGCAGGGACTGTTCATGTTCGAGTTAAGAAAATGGAGGAAGCAGGAATTATTATCGGTTCTTCTTTGACATTGGATTACCAAAAATTGGGATATGCGTTTATCGCTTATGTAGGTGTTTTCCTTAAAAACACTTCTCAAACCAAGTTTGTTTTAGAAAGAATCAACGAAATTCCTTTTGTTACTGTTGCTCACGTAACTACCGGGAAATTTAATGTATTCTGTAAAGTTCGTGCTCGTAATACCCAACATGCAAAGGAAATTATTTTCCAATTAGATGATATAGAAGGTGTTTACCGTACAGAAACTATGATTTCTTTAGAAGAAAGTATTAACGATAAGAAGCGTTTAATGCACTCTATCTTCAAGGAGCTGTAA
- a CDS encoding phosphoenolpyruvate carboxylase, producing the protein MHREPKLERFNENVLSKYQIYNSLFLTLPFDDIKKTGSLLPLFQEVCEEGFKQKKNPSEIVEAFFDKYLDKPSEKEMNELLFRFIQYIERQVVLFDAIEDAAFPIVNNMDGIGTLRNMKEESESQNQTEGIKEFLKRFKVRPTLTAHPTQFYPGAVLGIITDLDKAIQENDLVKIKQLLSQLGKTPFFKKEKPTPYDEAVSLIWYFENVFYQSVSKIYNYIQQNLFDGESVGNEIIELGFWPGGDRDGNPFVTTNITLQVAKRLKSTILFCYYQDARKLKRRLTFEGVRDTIEEIEKELYDGAVSESGDIKISLEDLKSKLRSIREVLIDEHQSLFLDDVDDLLNKVNLFGYHLATLDIRQDSGVHEEVLSEIINVCEKRDDNLIPSNYKELSNEEQIDILTKVKGNLSADEFEEENGMGKATISSIHAMKEIQQKNGEKGANRYIISHSEVPQSILEPFAFLRLCGWDQPTVDIIPLFETVPDLKASPDVMKTLYSNPVYREHLERRGNKQTIMLGFSDGTKDGGYLMANWSIYKAKQELTEISREYDIKVTFFDGRGGPPARGGGKTHQFYASLGSAIENEEIQLTVQGQTISSNFGTKDSCQYNLEQLISAGVSNEIFNHGKNNLSEEDRATMVGLAESSYNTYMDFKAHPRFIPYLEKMSTLKYYSKTNIGSRPSKRNNKELNLDNLRAIPFVGSWSQLKQNVPGFFGVGKALKKYEENGEFDKVKQLYNNSIFFKTLLENSMMSLTKSFFELTSYMKEDEEFGEFWQLIHDEYIRSKEMLLKVTGYKDLMENEPAMRASIQARERIVLPLLTIQQHALRMVQKLQNGEDSARLEEFEKMVTRSLYGNINASRNSA; encoded by the coding sequence ATGCACAGAGAGCCTAAGTTAGAACGCTTTAATGAGAACGTTCTTTCTAAGTATCAAATTTATAATAGCCTTTTTTTAACCCTGCCTTTTGATGATATCAAAAAAACGGGTTCATTACTTCCTCTTTTTCAGGAAGTTTGCGAAGAAGGTTTCAAGCAAAAGAAAAATCCTTCTGAAATTGTAGAAGCTTTTTTTGATAAATATCTCGATAAACCTTCAGAAAAAGAGATGAATGAGCTTCTGTTCAGGTTTATTCAATATATAGAACGACAGGTAGTTTTGTTTGATGCGATAGAAGATGCTGCATTCCCGATTGTGAATAACATGGATGGTATTGGGACTTTAAGAAATATGAAAGAAGAGTCTGAATCACAAAATCAGACTGAAGGAATTAAGGAGTTTTTAAAACGCTTTAAAGTAAGACCAACTTTAACCGCTCACCCAACGCAATTTTATCCTGGTGCTGTTCTTGGAATTATTACAGACTTGGACAAAGCAATCCAAGAAAACGATCTTGTAAAAATTAAGCAATTACTATCACAGTTAGGAAAAACACCTTTTTTCAAAAAAGAAAAACCAACACCATACGACGAAGCTGTTAGTTTAATATGGTATTTTGAAAACGTTTTTTATCAAAGTGTAAGTAAGATTTACAACTATATTCAGCAGAATTTATTTGATGGAGAAAGTGTAGGCAACGAAATCATAGAACTAGGTTTCTGGCCGGGAGGAGATCGTGATGGAAATCCTTTTGTAACCACAAATATTACACTTCAGGTTGCGAAGAGATTAAAAAGCACCATTTTATTCTGTTATTATCAGGATGCCAGAAAATTGAAAAGAAGATTAACTTTTGAAGGCGTTAGAGATACAATCGAAGAAATCGAAAAAGAATTGTACGATGGCGCTGTTTCTGAAAGTGGTGATATTAAAATTTCTCTGGAAGATTTAAAATCTAAACTTCGTTCTATTAGAGAAGTACTAATCGACGAGCATCAATCTCTTTTCTTGGATGATGTAGATGATTTACTTAATAAGGTTAATCTTTTTGGGTATCATTTAGCTACGTTGGATATCCGCCAAGATAGTGGTGTCCACGAAGAAGTTCTTTCAGAAATTATAAATGTTTGCGAAAAAAGAGACGATAATCTAATTCCTAGTAATTACAAAGAGCTTTCCAACGAAGAGCAAATTGACATTCTAACGAAAGTAAAAGGAAATCTTTCTGCAGATGAATTTGAAGAGGAAAATGGTATGGGAAAAGCGACAATATCGTCTATCCATGCTATGAAGGAAATTCAGCAGAAAAATGGTGAGAAAGGTGCGAATCGCTATATTATTAGTCATAGTGAAGTACCGCAAAGTATTTTAGAGCCGTTTGCATTCCTAAGATTATGCGGTTGGGACCAACCAACGGTAGATATTATTCCGTTATTTGAGACGGTGCCCGATTTAAAAGCTTCACCAGATGTGATGAAGACTTTATATAGCAATCCTGTATATCGTGAACATTTAGAGCGTAGAGGGAACAAGCAAACGATAATGCTTGGCTTTAGTGATGGTACCAAAGATGGTGGCTATTTAATGGCAAACTGGAGTATCTATAAAGCAAAACAAGAATTAACTGAGATTTCTAGAGAATACGATATTAAAGTAACCTTTTTTGATGGGCGTGGAGGACCACCAGCGCGTGGAGGAGGAAAAACTCACCAATTTTATGCTTCCTTAGGATCTGCTATTGAAAATGAAGAAATTCAGTTAACAGTACAGGGACAAACGATTAGTTCTAATTTTGGAACCAAAGATAGTTGCCAATACAATCTTGAGCAGTTAATAAGTGCGGGGGTTTCCAACGAAATTTTCAATCACGGTAAAAATAATTTATCTGAGGAAGATCGCGCCACTATGGTAGGTCTAGCAGAGTCTAGTTACAATACTTATATGGACTTTAAAGCTCACCCAAGGTTTATACCTTATTTAGAGAAAATGAGTACCTTAAAGTATTACTCTAAAACAAATATTGGTAGTCGTCCTTCAAAAAGAAATAATAAAGAATTAAATCTGGATAATTTAAGAGCTATTCCTTTTGTTGGAAGCTGGAGCCAGTTAAAACAAAATGTACCTGGTTTCTTTGGAGTTGGAAAAGCTTTAAAAAAGTATGAAGAAAATGGAGAGTTCGATAAAGTAAAGCAACTTTATAATAACTCGATATTCTTCAAAACATTACTGGAAAACAGTATGATGAGTTTAACGAAATCATTCTTTGAGCTTACTTCTTATATGAAAGAAGACGAAGAATTTGGCGAATTCTGGCAGTTAATCCATGATGAATATATTCGTTCTAAAGAAATGCTGCTTAAAGTAACTGGTTATAAAGATTTAATGGAAAACGAACCAGCAATGAGAGCTTCTATACAAGCCAGAGAGCGTATTGTATTACCATTACTTACTATACAGCAACATGCATTAAGAATGGTACAAAAACTTCAGAATGGTGAAGATAGTGCGCGTTTAGAAGAGTTTGAAAAGATGGTGACCAGATCATTGTATGGAAATATCAATGCAAGTAGAAACTCTGCATAA
- a CDS encoding DinB family protein: MTIEQISISEYNSFYENYIKIIPKETSLGILFLENLKESLDLFDSLSEDQLSFKYEEGKWTVAEVLQHLIDVERIFQYRALSLTRKETKPLPGFDHNEYVVNSGAEHRSLKSLKDEFEIVRKSTSILFNSFTENMLKTVGEINGSAATPRAIGFIIIGHTKHHLTILQERYKL, encoded by the coding sequence ATGACAATTGAGCAAATTAGTATTTCTGAATATAATTCGTTCTATGAAAATTATATCAAGATTATCCCCAAAGAGACTTCTTTGGGGATATTATTTTTAGAGAACCTGAAGGAAAGCTTAGATCTATTTGATAGTTTGTCTGAAGATCAATTATCATTTAAATACGAGGAAGGAAAGTGGACTGTTGCTGAAGTTTTGCAACATCTAATTGATGTAGAAAGAATTTTTCAGTATAGAGCGCTTAGTTTAACCAGAAAAGAGACTAAGCCTTTGCCGGGATTTGATCATAACGAGTATGTAGTTAATTCAGGAGCCGAGCATCGAAGCTTAAAAAGTCTAAAAGATGAATTTGAAATTGTAAGAAAATCGACTTCAATTTTATTTAATTCTTTTACCGAAAATATGCTTAAAACAGTTGGAGAGATAAATGGATCTGCCGCAACACCAAGAGCTATTGGTTTTATAATAATAGGACATACAAAGCATCATTTAACAATTTTACAAGAACGCTATAAACTTTGA
- a CDS encoding YihY/virulence factor BrkB family protein yields the protein MVKAFKSWNKNEPYSRSATIAYYTLFSLPSLLIIIVSIAGRFFGRKAVEGRITSEIGRFIGSDAADAIQSMISNAWLSKDSTFAIIFGVGMLLFGATGVFVQLKLAMNNIWNVAEKRNDFWGLLLDRAISFGMILVIGLLLLVSLVLSALLNLIKEKIHFIAPNITGAMLYIINFVISFFVITSLFMAVFKILPNIKIKWKTTFWGASLTTILFLIGEYLISFYFGTSEPTSVYGGASSVVLILLWVYYACMILFYGAEFTVQYALAKNEKIQLGRNGEPAIYQEMEKLEKKKIQLKEEKRIIDRLKENLRMAKKDKNPKS from the coding sequence TTGGTCAAAGCTTTTAAAAGTTGGAATAAAAACGAGCCTTATTCGCGTAGTGCAACTATTGCCTATTACACTTTGTTTTCATTACCATCTTTATTAATCATCATTGTAAGCATAGCGGGGCGTTTTTTTGGAAGAAAGGCGGTAGAGGGAAGAATAACGTCAGAAATCGGGCGCTTTATAGGGTCAGATGCCGCAGATGCTATTCAAAGTATGATATCAAATGCCTGGTTATCAAAAGATTCTACTTTTGCGATTATTTTTGGAGTAGGAATGCTGCTTTTTGGTGCTACAGGTGTTTTTGTTCAGCTAAAACTGGCAATGAATAACATTTGGAATGTTGCTGAAAAACGTAATGATTTTTGGGGATTATTATTAGATCGAGCTATTTCTTTTGGGATGATATTGGTTATTGGGCTGTTGCTGTTAGTTTCACTTGTGCTTTCAGCATTGCTAAATCTTATCAAAGAGAAAATACACTTTATTGCACCAAATATTACTGGAGCTATGTTGTACATCATCAATTTTGTAATTAGCTTTTTTGTAATTACCAGTTTGTTTATGGCTGTTTTTAAAATTTTGCCGAATATCAAAATCAAATGGAAAACAACTTTTTGGGGAGCAAGTCTAACAACTATTTTATTTTTAATAGGAGAGTATTTAATTAGTTTTTATTTTGGTACCAGTGAGCCAACTTCAGTTTATGGTGGTGCTTCTAGCGTCGTACTTATATTATTATGGGTTTATTACGCTTGTATGATTTTGTTCTACGGAGCTGAATTTACTGTGCAGTATGCTTTGGCGAAAAACGAAAAAATTCAGTTGGGTAGAAACGGAGAACCGGCGATCTATCAGGAAATGGAAAAACTAGAGAAGAAAAAAATACAGTTAAAAGAAGAAAAAAGAATAATTGACAGATTAAAGGAAAACCTTAGAATGGCCAAAAAGGATAAAAATCCGAAGTCTTAA
- a CDS encoding type 1 glutamine amidotransferase domain-containing protein yields MEKRIAILATDGFEESELTSPKEAIEKAGFTADVVSIKSGSIKSWDVDKWGKDITVDKLVSEVSAKDYNALVLPGGVINPDNLRTNEDALVFIRDFFKQSKIVAAICHGPQSLINAEVVEGRTMTSYPSIKKDLENAGALWVDKEVVVDEGFVTSRTPDDLPAFNDKLIEEIKEGKHDYQHA; encoded by the coding sequence ATGGAAAAGAGAATCGCAATTTTGGCTACTGATGGATTTGAAGAAAGCGAACTTACTTCTCCAAAAGAAGCTATCGAAAAAGCAGGTTTTACTGCAGATGTTGTAAGTATTAAATCTGGCTCTATTAAAAGTTGGGATGTAGATAAATGGGGTAAAGATATTACTGTTGATAAATTGGTAAGCGAAGTAAGCGCCAAAGATTATAACGCATTGGTTTTACCAGGCGGTGTTATTAATCCTGATAATTTACGTACTAACGAAGATGCTTTAGTATTTATTAGAGATTTCTTTAAACAAAGTAAGATTGTTGCAGCAATTTGCCACGGTCCACAATCTTTGATTAATGCTGAAGTTGTAGAAGGAAGAACAATGACATCTTACCCATCAATTAAAAAAGATCTTGAAAACGCAGGAGCTTTATGGGTAGATAAAGAAGTAGTAGTTGACGAAGGTTTTGTAACCAGCAGAACCCCGGATGATCTACCAGCTTTTAATGACAAATTAATTGAAGAGATTAAAGAGGGAAAACATGATTATCAACATGCCTAA